The following coding sequences lie in one Acidobacteriota bacterium genomic window:
- a CDS encoding PilZ domain-containing protein, whose protein sequence is MDLKVELYRIGESRPRLGHSSELSESGLGGIMVADLPIGEAVTVVFEGAPLLRPVRVQAVVRTREGYSYGFEFLSLSREQRAIIHSAALFLPRVA, encoded by the coding sequence GTGGACTTGAAGGTGGAACTCTATCGCATCGGCGAGAGTAGACCGCGTCTCGGCCATTCCAGCGAGCTGAGCGAAAGCGGGTTGGGCGGGATCATGGTGGCTGACTTGCCGATCGGCGAGGCGGTGACGGTCGTCTTCGAAGGCGCTCCGCTGTTACGGCCTGTGCGGGTGCAGGCGGTGGTCCGCACCCGCGAAGGATACAGCTACGGCTTCGAGTTCCTCTCCCTCAGCCGCGAGCAGCGCGCCATCATCCACAGCGCCGCGCTCTTCCTGCCGCGGGTCGCCTAG